The Streptomyces sp. NBC_01275 genome has a segment encoding these proteins:
- a CDS encoding LysR family transcriptional regulator ArgP, producing MRNDLSLDLPLDQVRTLLAVVDQGTFDAAAAALHVTPSAVSQRVKALEQRTGRVLLLRTKPVRPTESGEIVVRFARQLARLERDTRSELGMSGAGEPTRVTVAVNADSLATWFLPALARVPREPQLCFELHREDETRTAELLREGLVMAAVTSSPDAVTGCSVHALGTMRYLAAAAPDFVARHLTDRPLAIGPLSDGPLSEALSQAPVVVFDRSDDLQDAFVRRLRRGGHGPGAGPVRHAVPTSEGFVDAVAAGFGWGMVPEMQADALLRAGRLVSLAPDRPLDVPLYWQQWKLDSPALAAVADAVTKAAAPALRN from the coding sequence GTGAGAAACGATCTCTCCCTCGACCTCCCTCTCGACCAGGTGCGGACGCTGCTCGCGGTGGTGGACCAGGGCACGTTCGACGCGGCGGCCGCGGCGCTGCATGTGACGCCGTCCGCGGTCAGCCAGCGGGTGAAGGCGCTGGAGCAGCGCACCGGCCGGGTCCTGCTGCTGCGCACCAAGCCGGTGCGGCCGACGGAGTCCGGCGAGATCGTCGTGCGGTTCGCCCGGCAGCTTGCCCGGCTGGAACGCGACACGCGGTCCGAGCTGGGCATGAGCGGCGCCGGTGAGCCGACGCGGGTGACCGTCGCGGTGAACGCGGACTCCCTGGCGACCTGGTTCCTGCCCGCCCTGGCCCGGGTGCCGCGGGAGCCGCAGCTCTGCTTCGAACTGCACCGCGAGGACGAGACGCGCACGGCGGAACTTCTGCGGGAGGGGCTGGTGATGGCGGCGGTGACGTCGTCGCCCGACGCCGTGACCGGCTGTTCCGTGCACGCCCTGGGGACCATGCGCTATCTGGCCGCCGCCGCCCCGGACTTCGTGGCCCGCCACCTCACCGACCGTCCCCTCGCCATCGGTCCTCTCTCTGACGGTCCTCTCTCCGAGGCCCTCTCCCAGGCCCCCGTCGTGGTCTTCGACCGCAGCGACGACCTCCAGGACGCGTTCGTGCGCCGGCTGCGCCGTGGCGGCCACGGCCCCGGCGCGGGTCCGGTACGACACGCCGTGCCGACCTCGGAGGGTTTCGTGGACGCGGTCGCCGCCGGGTTCGGCTGGGGGATGGTGCCCGAGATGCAGGCGGACGCCCTGCTGCGCGCGGGCCGTCTGGTCTCCCTCGCCCCCGACCGGCCGCTGGACGTCCCGTTGTAC
- a CDS encoding LysE/ArgO family amino acid transporter, giving the protein MSPALAAAFAGFGTGLSLIVAIGAQNAFVLRQGVRRDAVLAVVGICALSDALLIALGVGGVGALVVAWPGALRAVGWIGGAFLLGYGALAARRVFRPGAEALRTDGETAGSRRRAVLTCLALTWLNPHVYLDTLFLLGSIAADRGPLRWTFGLGAAFASLCWFAALGFGARLLGRFLVRPTAWRILDGLVAATMIALGVTLVAGA; this is encoded by the coding sequence ATGTCCCCCGCTCTCGCCGCCGCCTTCGCCGGATTCGGCACCGGTCTGTCCCTCATCGTCGCCATCGGCGCCCAGAACGCCTTCGTCCTGCGCCAGGGAGTCCGCCGCGACGCGGTCCTCGCCGTCGTCGGCATCTGCGCCCTCTCCGACGCCCTGCTCATCGCCCTCGGCGTGGGAGGGGTGGGCGCGCTGGTGGTGGCCTGGCCGGGGGCGCTGAGGGCGGTCGGCTGGATCGGCGGCGCGTTCCTGCTCGGCTACGGGGCCCTCGCCGCCCGTCGCGTGTTCCGGCCCGGCGCCGAAGCCCTGCGGACCGACGGGGAGACGGCGGGCTCACGCCGACGGGCGGTGCTCACCTGTCTGGCGCTGACCTGGCTCAACCCGCACGTCTACCTCGACACCCTCTTCCTGCTCGGCTCGATCGCCGCCGACCGCGGCCCGCTGCGCTGGACCTTCGGGCTCGGCGCCGCGTTCGCCAGCCTGTGCTGGTTCGCCGCGCTCGGCTTCGGCGCCCGACTGCTCGGCCGGTTCCTGGTCCGGCCGACCGCCTGGCGGATCCTGGACGGTCTGGTCGCCGCCACGATGATCGCCCTGGGCGTCACCCTCGTCGCGGGAGCCTGA